Genomic DNA from Peribacillus sp. FSL H8-0477:
TGCATTTGTTTTCCTTGTTCTGCAAATGTCTACAACAGGAGCAAGTTTACCAGTACAGATGCTTCCAGAAGGATTACACACATTAAGCAATTACTTACCACTAACGTACTCAATCAACGGCTTTAAAGCAGTAATCACCTTAGACAATTACAGCTCACTATGGTCGAGTGTCTTCGCTTTATTTATTTTCCTTGCTGTATTCTTAATTATAGCAAGTATCGTTGTCATGATTAAGGCAAGCTCTTCCTCCCGTCCAAGTACGGTCGAGTAAAAAGAAAGACCTTCCTGAGTTTTTATCAGGAAGGTCTTTTACTTTGTTACTTATTCATAAGAACGTTCAAGCTCATCGACAAGCGATCCAACATAGGCTACAGCCTTCTTAACAGCTTCTGGGGTCGACATATCAACACCGGCATGTTTTAGCAGGTCAAGCGGCTTCATTGTCCCTCCTGCACGCAGTACATCAAGCCATCTATCAACAGCAGGCTTCCCTTCTTCTTGGATCAGTTGTGATACAGCAGTCGATGCAGTCAATCCACATGAGTAAGTGTATGGATATAAGCCCATATAATAATGCGGCTGTCTCATCCATGTCAAACTCGCCCCCGCGTCTAATTCTACGGCATCTCCCCAAAAATCAGCGAGTACTTCATGATTTACTTCTGAAAGTGTTTTGGCAGTTAACGCCTTCCCTTTTTCAGCCATTGTGTATACCCGGCGCTGATACTCTCCCTCTAGTAAATGAGTGACAAAGTTATGATAATACGTACCTAGTAATTGCATAACCACCCAGCGTCGCATCTGCTTATCCTCAGTTTTATTAAGTAAATGCTGACCTAATAACAATTCATTCATCGTAGAAGGTGCCTCAATGAAATACATCGATGGACGCGTATTGCCAATCCGTTGATTTTGATTAGCTAAGTAGAAGTGTCCTGCGTGACCTAGTTCATGTGCTAGGACAAATGCTCCGCGCATGGTGTTCTGCCACGTAATGAGAATATATGGATGCGCATCATAAGGGCTTGAGCAAAATGCACCCGTCCGCTTGCCCACATTATCCGCCAAATCCACCCAACGTTCCTTCAATCCTTTTTCCATAATCGCCTTATACTCAGGCCCCATAACACTTAAAGCTTCTAAAATCACTTCACTAGCTTCTTCATAGGTAGTAGAAGGATTAAATTCCGGATCTAACGGAGCCTTCAAATCACAGTACATCATCTGATCCAGCCCAAGAACCTTTTTCTTTAACTTCGCAAAACGCTGCATGTGCGGGGAAAGCTCAGTTAGAATTGTATCCAACTGATTATTATACATGTCCAGACTAACCTGCTGCGGATCAAGGAGCATCTCCGTAATCGAATCATACTTACGCAGCTTTGAAAGGGCCGCCTGCTTCGCCACCTCTGTTGAATAAACCTGGGCAAAGGTATTCTTATATTGTTCAAGTGTACCAACAAAGGACTCGTAAGCTTTCCTCCGTACAGTCGTATTAGGCGAAAACTCATAACGATCCTCATATAGAGCCGCTGATACAGATAGTTGATTCCCTTCTTCATCTTCAATAGACGCAAACTGCATATCCGCAGTTTTACTAGTTCCATAGATTTTATAGGGAGCATCAAGGACTTCACCCAGTGAAGCCAACACCTCTTCTGACTCCGCAGACAAGCGATGCGGTTTCGTCTCTAACAACTTAATCAAATTTTGCTGAAAAGGCACAAGCTCGCTTTCTTCAGCTATGTATTGTTCAACCGTTCCATCAGGCAGTTCAAGAATCTCCGAATTAATAAACGATAGACCTGCATAGACCTTTGTAGCAAGGGAAGAATACACCGCACTGTCCGATTGATTCACAAAACTAGTACCATCGCCCGCTTCCAATAACGAAACATATGTACCAGCTTTCCCAAGTCTAATATAAAGCTGTTCCCGAAGAAGTAAACATTCCAAAAGAACACTCGCCCCATTTGGAAACTTCCCCTTAAACCTCGCAAATTCCGGCAACTGCTTCTCAATCACCGCTAACTCCGTCTCCCATGCTTCCTTCGTAACAAATAAATCAGTCAAATTCCACGTTAACTCCACAGGCACTTCATCACGCACAAGTCTTTTCTCAATCGTCTTTTCCATACACTAATCTCCCTCTATTACTATCTATTTTTTCCAATCCTATCTACTATATTATATTTTTTGAAGATTATGTCAATGAGGATTATGAGATGAAAGAGCCCAGGTTACACTCGTTCACCGGCAGGATCCACCCACTTTATACGTAGGGGAAGAATGTTTTGGAGTTACGGCCGGATGTGTCTTTCAGTTGAGCCACATCCATATAATTTGGGCAGCTGCCTGCCAAAAATCCTCTCAGTTCAGCTGGTTTTCTCCAGAATGAGTAATTAACATACGAAATGACTTTGGTATCCAACTAAAATAGAGCAGATTACACTTTTTCAAAAAACCGTTCAATCGGAGATATCGCGAGGGACGAATCTTTAGCAGTTTGGGCTGAATGTTAGGAAGTTTGGGCCGAATGTTTATTCATATGGGCCGAATAAATCGGGTTTTGGGCCGAATGTGTCACCATATTAGCTCCATCCAATAGATTCGGTCAGCCTCCTGCCCAGCAGCCAACTTATTTCAATGTGTTTTGCCAAAAAGGGTCTATTAAATACGAAAAGGCTTTGAAATTTTAGATGAAATAGAGCAGGGTACACCTTTTCATAAACCCATCCGTTCAGCTATTCTCCATTTCTAAGTGTAGGGAAGAATATCAACGAGTTGCAGAATGGGAGATTAAATTGAGATCTATCCAGTAGATACGGGCAGCTGGCAGCCAAGCAGCCAACCTATTTCAACGTGTTTTCTCAAAATGCATCTATACATACAAAAGGCTTTAAATAGAGCAGGTTACACTTTTTCATAAACCAGTACAACAGGATCCACCCATATTACACGTAGGAGCAGAACTTTTCTGAGTTACTGCCGAATGTGTATTCATATCAAGCTTATTTCATCAGGTTTTTCCCCAAATTCCCTTAATAAGAAATAAAAAGAAGAGGCTTTAAAAGCCTCTTCTTCATTACCCGACTTGGTCGGTTTCTTTGGTTTGGTTTTCTGTGAAGAGCAGTCCTAGTTCGTGGTGTTCGCCTTCAAAGAGGGCACGCTGGACATAGCGGATTTGTTGGTTGTTGCCGACTACTTCCAGTTTACAGTGGGCTCGGTTTTTCTGTAATGCTTTGTAGAATTTACGTTCGTCCGTGACATGAATGCCATTGACTTTCGTGACAATTTCTCCAAGTTCCAAGCCCATTTTTTGGGCTGGCGTTTCTGGAATGACACCCAGAATACGTACGCCAAGCTTACTTCTTGAGAAGTAGATAGGCAAATTTCGATCGCTTCTTTTTCTTAAGTAATAAATGCCTTCCCGGCCAATTAAACCGATTACGACCGATATGATTGACATGTATGGATACCAGTACCCGCCAACCGCAACAGCTAATACCACTGTTCCAAGAAGGATAACCTGTCGTCCACTCGCTTTAATGGCCGTTTCTGGAAGTATCCCTTGTACTTTTTGCGAAAAACCAATTAAGAACGGAATGACAATTGGTGTGATCAACTGACCGTCAATTGCGAAAACGGGGAACCAGTCAAATGGAGCCGGTAAATTACCGCCGGGGATGAAGACAAATAACGGAACCATCCAGATTCTTCTCGATGCATATCTGCCGACAGTCTGCCCGCGCTTTGAGATAACTAGTCCAGGAGACGGTTTTTTAATAGCATTTTTTGCTATTAAGAAGCCTTCTGCAAATAACAAGAGACCTAGCAAAATCGCTACAGTCGGATAAACTGCGGTATCAATGTCCTGAAAATATTCATCAAAGAACGGCCACTCTATCTCTCCCCCATATGTATAGAGAATAACTAATAGGAAAAAGCTGATACTGACGCTATACGCTGGTGAGAGTAATCTCATCTTTAGCGTGAAGGCTAGCAATATGCTTACTGCACCCACTATAACAAGAACTGCCGGTGGAACAACAAGGCCTGTACCGAGTGTAAACAGTGAAAGGATCAGCCCCCAAAGAATTCCCTGCGGTAAAAGCTGCCGTAATTCCGTACTTTTACGATAGATGCGAATGTTAAAATCACGACGCTCTCGTTGGACACGGATGACTCCGATTGCTAGAGCGATAATAATGGATACATACAATAACGGATGGATAAAAAGAATTCCAATTCCCCTTAAGCATTCTATCAGCCATTCCTCAGTCACGATACATCACCATCTTTCTTCTATCTTCTTTCCTATATACTAAAAATATACTATTCTCTATTCTATCAAAGATTACATACTGATGCCTAGCATGTACCAAAAAAAGAGCCCAGCTATATGGGCTCAACTTCTCCTATTCTCTTGAGACAATCTTTAAAGCGGTCCGCAGTTGAACATCGTTCTGTTTATCACGAATTTTTTCTGTGATCGAAGCCGTAAGCTCCTCTGCTGTCTGGTTATCCAGCTCTCCCGTCACGTTTAATCCTTTATGTCGTTGAAAAGCTTTAAGTGCTGTTTCTGTTTTTGAACTAAAGTACCCATCCGTACGCCCAGGCACAAATCCGATTGCTTTTAGCATTTCTTGAGCATGCTTAATTTTTTCATCATTCATATCACGTTCGAAAGGTTTGTCTACTTCTAACTGATGTGCGGTAAAATACGTTGGTTGATGGACTTCAATATTCGGTGCAATTCCCACTTTGTGAATCCAATTTCCATTTGGCGTCAGCCATTTAAACAGCGAAATCTTTATATTACTGCCGTCGCCCATAGGAAC
This window encodes:
- the pepF gene encoding oligoendopeptidase F, yielding MEKTIEKRLVRDEVPVELTWNLTDLFVTKEAWETELAVIEKQLPEFARFKGKFPNGASVLLECLLLREQLYIRLGKAGTYVSLLEAGDGTSFVNQSDSAVYSSLATKVYAGLSFINSEILELPDGTVEQYIAEESELVPFQQNLIKLLETKPHRLSAESEEVLASLGEVLDAPYKIYGTSKTADMQFASIEDEEGNQLSVSAALYEDRYEFSPNTTVRRKAYESFVGTLEQYKNTFAQVYSTEVAKQAALSKLRKYDSITEMLLDPQQVSLDMYNNQLDTILTELSPHMQRFAKLKKKVLGLDQMMYCDLKAPLDPEFNPSTTYEEASEVILEALSVMGPEYKAIMEKGLKERWVDLADNVGKRTGAFCSSPYDAHPYILITWQNTMRGAFVLAHELGHAGHFYLANQNQRIGNTRPSMYFIEAPSTMNELLLGQHLLNKTEDKQMRRWVVMQLLGTYYHNFVTHLLEGEYQRRVYTMAEKGKALTAKTLSEVNHEVLADFWGDAVELDAGASLTWMRQPHYYMGLYPYTYSCGLTASTAVSQLIQEEGKPAVDRWLDVLRAGGTMKPLDLLKHAGVDMSTPEAVKKAVAYVGSLVDELERSYE
- a CDS encoding PDZ domain-containing protein — encoded protein: MTEEWLIECLRGIGILFIHPLLYVSIIIALAIGVIRVQRERRDFNIRIYRKSTELRQLLPQGILWGLILSLFTLGTGLVVPPAVLVIVGAVSILLAFTLKMRLLSPAYSVSISFFLLVILYTYGGEIEWPFFDEYFQDIDTAVYPTVAILLGLLLFAEGFLIAKNAIKKPSPGLVISKRGQTVGRYASRRIWMVPLFVFIPGGNLPAPFDWFPVFAIDGQLITPIVIPFLIGFSQKVQGILPETAIKASGRQVILLGTVVLAVAVGGYWYPYMSIISVVIGLIGREGIYYLRKRSDRNLPIYFSRSKLGVRILGVIPETPAQKMGLELGEIVTKVNGIHVTDERKFYKALQKNRAHCKLEVVGNNQQIRYVQRALFEGEHHELGLLFTENQTKETDQVG